TGGAATTTCTGTAGATTCACTCATAgtggtatttttaaagttaaattctttAGTGATGGATGCAAAagaaataaggtattttttagaACTCTTACGCAAtgaatttgtcatattttttatacttaacatattttcttcaaatgcaGCAACATCCTTTTCAATATCCTCTTGGACAATGGATTTTGCACTTTCAGCATCATTTGGTAAGCAGGGATGTGATTCTTCCGCCGATTCgtgctttttttcagatttttcccgctaatttccgcGGAAATTCTTTTTGGagcaagttaaaatattttatgaagaatttcATTTTCCACGGAGCGAAAGTATTGAAGtctctctaaaaatcatttcctttgaaaaaaCCGGTTTacctttatacagggatgagattttttcgcttttgcctttcgaatttcagcctttttttttatcaaaaattccgattctctaaaagtttcgtttttttataaatatcccgctttttttttttttgagaattcagacgttgaaataaaatagttatatttatttacgattttcaaaggtaaacagaaaattcaaactacgtcctagctgctaacccttttgtatttttacttattttagctattttctccgcttttacgcacagaaaataagatttttcatatttttattcgtcCGCTCGACAGCTCGTANACTACGATCGGCTTCTTGTATTctggagtgaaaaaaaaaaaaaaaatagaggtggatttgcggtgaaaatatttgcttattcaattaatcttgtaaatgtttattttttatgtctaaACAAAGACAatacaaacaagccttttagaaatcccaagtccagaatctgcaaatatctcgattcttatccacgcgattttaatatcaatcgtcgattttcgtatttgcctgatttaaaagttgtgcattgcgattcttattcaggcgacttaaatatcgtacattgcgattcttatttacgagatttaaaaatccaatatcgcgatttgtatttatgtGCTTTTAAAAACCCgatgtagcgattcgtattcacgccagcttaaaatccaatgtcgtgattcgtttgtgcggttgtaatatcaaacatcgattttcgtatttatacgtgctttaaaaattagacattgcgatttgtattcacgcgatttaaaaattatgcatcgtgattcCTGTTtacgtgatctaaaaattacgcttcatgatttgtattttcgcattttttaaaattcaatatagagtttcatattcacgtgatttaaaagcctcatatcgAGATTCATATTCTCTCAATTTGAAATCATGCgtgtgattcatattcatgcaattttaaaattaatcatcggaatttataatcacatggctTACAAGTTTAAAAGTCGCAccttttttgtatatatatatattcttggatttcctcttttttactttctgaccaCTCTCATCCCTGGGTAAGGGATTCCATCTTTCAGCCATCATTCCTCAATGCATAACCCTCTTTGTGGTACCTTCTACTCAATCAACTGCACATTTTCAGCGTCTTGTGGCAAAAAAATGCCAATTGATTGAGACAATCGCCTAATTGGATGTGTGAAAAATGtaagaattccttttttaagCAGTTTGTGAAATCAATTCCTGAAAAGTTTACAAGAGCCTGTCAAGTTGCATTACTGGATCAAAAAACAGTAGCAAAGAATGTGTCCGATTTTTAAATGAAGGCACACTGTCCGATGTAATTGATGGCAAATTATGTATTGATGTAATTGATGATGCAATTGATTGGCAGATTAGAAAAATCTATATTACACTTGTATGAAAAATCAACACCATCTGAGTATTTTAGAGGAGACAAATACTATGCATTTGggataattttttactgaaaaaaactttttctttgaagGCAATCACTGCACAGACTCAGGAACAATTTATTCTagaatataaatcaaataatatgtaaaatcgtaacatttttaataactttttctttaaaatacatagtCAGAATTATGAAATGTtctgtttattataaattttactataatcatACATAACTCCTAATAATAATTcctgaattaataaattacaacaaatttcttttaaaataccaaaaactacttaaactttataaaacttaatactGGTTTCAGTTGGCATGgaattcaatttttagaaacttacGTGATATTAGAATGGCCCCTTGAAAGAAGAATAGATCTAGACAACAAAGCAATGATAGTTTTATTATTGCACCATAATAaccaataacaataaaaatatacaaaagcaGCATTAATTACATCactaaacaaatgaaaaagattttcaatgtattttagaTATAGAGCTGAAgcaaaaaatgtcaatttaaaaacattaaaagccAGGATGATTATCACAAATCATACAATATATTATCATATTAACACTTAAGAATACAACAAACAATAACCAGTCTTTTGACTTGTTacggtatgtttagtgttaaagtctatttatgtaataaaagtttttttatgttataaaaaaacttaaatagaaaaaatcatattttatttcaaactttgccatactatcacaaaataaattaaaactatacaaaaacaataattatactAATTCAACAgacaaagattttcaaaaacttaaaaacaaataatgtctAATAACATATGAGGGTAAAGGCTAtataacaatcaaaatttttaagaaaaaaattactttttggaaACAAAAACNTCACAAATTATGCATGTGaaggtttttaaagtttaaaaatttaacgttaagtatgtttatcatatatatttaaaacttaaacgtATATGAATATAtgtcaatttattataaaaccaacaatattaaaaattttttttaaagtttttgtgcGAATTTCTTCCCCTACATTTTCTTTAAGAGCACCCTcatcttaaagaaatttttaaatagatacaaagtaaaaaatattcagctactattttagcaatatttttaaaatgaaaatattttgcttttataattagcaagtttaaaaaataaagtctactgcataaaatctaaattcataacattaaacaaacttattaacaaatttgtctatgggaaaaaaatattttaaaaattgcataaattttaataaaatggagaAGGATTTGGAAGTATCTATTTGCCATAAATAAGGGAAtgatggcaaaaaaaaaaaaaaatgttaaactatttttattagtgGAATGTCttctttaatgatattttatagagtATCCAGCATATCTTTCGTTAGCATATTTAACActaacataatatattatcatattaACACTTATCAATACATCAAACAATAACTGGTCTTTTGACTGGTTActgtatgtttagtgttaaagtctatttatgtaataaagtttttttatgttataaaaaagcttaaataaaaaaaatcatattttatttcaaactttgccatactatcacaaaataaattaaaactatacaaaaacaataattatactAATTCAACAgacaaagattttcaaaaacttaaaaacaaataatgtccCATAACATATGAGGGTAAAGGCTAtataacaatcaaaatttttaagaaaaaaattactttttggaaACAAAAACCAAACACCCACAATATGCATGATAGAACATTAACCCATAAACGTCCAGAAGTATTTCAAGTTTACTTCCaggtataataataatacttaatcacaatattaataattatatggtGAATTAtagttacataaattataaccataataaagtgcaataaaaataataaaatgattcttgATGGTTTCATTGATCCCAGAATATAAAAATGGCAGCAttactatattattaataaataaatgtctaataacaaaatatatacaaggaaatacttaataaatcgaaaattttaagaaaaaaaatttactcctgttgaaaaaaatgaggaattgaatacaaaatttttaaaaaaatgattgaaaatgttCTGACAATGGAGTGTAATATGATATTgaggaaaataaacttttaactacaattgtacaaaattttggaaaaactgtatttttaagaaaaacttgcatttaaggttttttaagttgaaaaaattttgtcttgcAAGATAGACACAGGAAATTTTCACACCAGagttaaatagtatattttttgcaacataCTACACGaactaaatttgtaatttgaataaataaattaaatacttttgaattatttttagttaaaacatCTTTTATTGCATACACGCTATATAACCTATAACtctttcaaatgaattaaaatgagttttatttgtTCTACAAGGCCAGGATTTACCTCATTGTTAGAATGGATAAGATTATGTTCATCTGAACAAGGTTTAGCTTTGAACACTTTCTTTCACACACTACACGAATAAGGATTCTCATCCGAATGAACAagtttgtatatatttaaaccTGGATCCGCTTTGGAAGAAGAATTCCCTCCAGAATGacatataagtttatttaaatctaatcttagttttgaaagaattatcAGGCACAAAATAAGAGTAAGTCTCTTTATcagaataatcaaaatattgtttattaaaatttgattttgttttaaaagaattaccaGAGGCAATACAGTAACTAGACTCGTTACTAGAATGATCTACATATTGCTTATTTACAGGGTATCCgcacacctggaaagtcatgaatttcggtattgaacaaaatttgtcatgatttgaactattttttaaaaaaaaatcatgaaaagtcatggatttaggtcgccgaaaaattttattttcagaacgGGATTCCTCTGCCCCCCCCCCAATAtcatggtgttccgaatatctgaatttgtaacaaaatccccactcagagtcatattttattaaaatatgaaatgtttttatcatgttctttaaaaattatggtgttcgttcaaaaaataaaagaaaaaatatcatttctagaGTGAAGTATGTGTGGGGGAGGAGCTAAtgaccatgccaaccttcatctatcaaaaggtacctcatgattgaatcaagttagcatgtcttagaTACCAgtgaattaatgtttaattttcgtagtggtagttacaccacatatgttttaaacttttgtgatttcagaattattattattttatcaatttaaaattctagcttaAGCAAGCTAgtcattggcaaatttttttaattctgaaatgagaatagaaaaattaggagtatttctttcctttctgatgaacaagaaaattatcttcagaatataattctgcagaaaatattttttttttttgctcagctattttattgcttcaactctttctttatcctgttttttgaatttaaaatcaataaatatgaagatgcagagtaaaacagttttggttacacctatcatttcaatgcatgttattacagtacagaacccgttatccggaaaaccaaaaaaccggaacgaaattcaatgaattttcccgccattcttaaaaaaaaaattttttttggtcataagattttaggatttttctttcttttttgaaagatgttcaccTTACNtattcactttacttttttgggattttatgaactgaaaaatgacagttttcgtgagaatgacccatataagGAAATACTATATAATCaatcgaaaattttaagaagaaaaatttactcttgttgaaaaaaatgaagaattgattgtaaaattaaaaaaaaaaaaaattatttaacaggaTCTGACAACTGAGTGTAATATGATAATTGAGGAAAATAAGCTTTTAGCTacaattgtacaaaattttggaaatactggatgtttaagaaaaacttggattttagtttttttaagttgaaaaaattttgtcttgcAGGATAGACACAGGAAATTTTCACACCagagttaaatatattttttgcaacacACTACACgaactaaatttgcaatttgaataaataaattaaatatttttgaattatttttagttaaaacatCTTTTATTCCATACATGCTACATAACCTATAActctttcaaattaattaatccgAGTTTACTTAAACGAGTTTTATTTGTTACACAAGGCCAGGATTTACCTCATTGTTAGAATGGATAAGATTATGTTAATCTAAACTAGATTCAGCTTTGAACACTTTCTTTCACACACAACATGAATAAGGATTCTCATCACCTGGATCCGTTTTGGAAGAAGAATTCCCTCCAGAATAacatataagtttatttaaatctaatcttagttttgaaagaattatcAGACACAAAATAAGATTAAGTCTCTTCATCAGAATAATCaaaacattgtttatttaaatttgattttgttttaaaagaattatcagGTACATTACAGGAGCTAAACTAGTTACTAGAATGATCTAGATGTTGCTTACTTAAATCCTGATTcagtttttaactattattaaaatcatttttaagaattataccCCATACcagaataatttcaatattgctTACTTAAATTCCATTCccttttgaaagatttattagACACATTAGAAGAATTAGACTTTTCACCAGAATGATCTTGATGTTGttcattttgaaagaatatttatagtttgtctaatgTAAGAGCTCCCCTAACCATTCGTCTAGGCCTGTGGCgatgactatggtaacgaggtataactatttcaaaggGGCGTGGGGTCATTTTTTAGAATAGGTTTTGGCtggaatctttttctttggtCTATTCTGTTAGCCCTAGAGAAGCTGCCCctcctgaaatgcgctattcttgtttccataacaGCAGACAGCCTCAGATTTTGGTTCGAGGGAAGTTTTTaccttagacaaactatagacacattaaaaaaactaacaccCTCACCAGAATAATCTAGATGTTGTTAATATAAATCTGTTTTTGCTTTGAAAGAATTATCAGACACATTACAAGAATTAATTTCTTACCAGAATAATCTGGATGTTTATATAAATCTGTTtcgatttttaaagaattatcagaCACATTACAAGAATTAAAATTCCTCACCAGAATAATCTAGATGTTGTTTATTTAAGTCTGATTCTATTTTGAAGGAATTATCAGAGACATTACAAGAATTAAGATTCCTCACCAGAATAATCTAGATGTTGTTTATTTAAGTCTGattctattttgaaagatttatcaGAAACAGTACAAAACGTCTCCTCTTCAGAATGAGGCTTATCTTCCAAATGAATACGATAATGCTTGGTTAAATACTCTTTTCGCGCAAAAGATTTATCACACAAATCACATAAAAAGGGCTTCTCTCCAGTATGAGTTAGAATGTGTCGATTCAAATTACAACTCGTTCTAAAAGATTTATTACACACATCACATGAATATTGCTTCGCCTGCATATGAACACGgctatgtttatttaaatattccttttgcataaaagttttattacaaatattgcaagaataaggcttctcaccagtatgaatatTATTGTGTTGGCTTAACCGAGCTTTTTTAGTGAATCTTTTATTACACACACTGCATGAATAAGGCTTTTCCCCAGTATGAACAAACCGATGTTGGATTAAACTACATTTGTGTAGGAAAGTTTTATCACATACACTACATGAATAAGACTTCTCTTCAGTATGAATTAGACTgtgttgttttaaataatatcctGATGTGAAAGATTTATCACACACACTACATAAATAATTCTCTCCAGTATGAATAGCATAGTGTtgttttaaattcgattttgaTCTGAaagttttatcacatttattacAAGAATAACGCTTCTCTCCAGTGTGAATAAGATAGTGCTGTTTTAAATTAGATCTCGTTGTGAAAGGTTTACCACATACGTTGCACACAAAACGTTTTCCTGATAGATCACGATAATCTCTAgttaaataagattttcttgCGAAAACTTGTTTATCCGTATTACACGAATCCATCGCTTTTGATACGTCAAAAAGAGAcgtgaaaactgaaaaatatataataaaaacattaaagattCAACCATAGTCCGTATCCAGCTGTCTATTTCTGTCTACCTGTAATACTGttaaaacttaattcaaatattcttttttaatggatAACACTGTGAAATATAACTGTAActtctacttaaaattttaatagtgtaGCATCTAGTTGTTGCGAATATTAAGTTATGTAATAtgaattaatcttaattatgCATTctgaatgggaaaaaaatcttagtttacattaaaaaaggatctaaagaaacataaataatagaGCAGATAGTCAAATCATTTCTGCAGATGTTTTTTCATTTCACACAATGTTGgaagaaataatcattattatttattttttgaaatatcatttgacgttttgataattattaaattatttacagttataagtTGCAATTCTAATTCCTATAAAACtctttaatgaagaaataaataaataaataaattaaaataagtttaacgataatattaatattatctgATCTATAATAtattaccatttattttataactttctctCTCTTCTCACatctataaaatttgaaagccaaacgtctgtaaatatttttttaatattcttttcctcaaaaaaccataaataatgaatttcaacTGTCAATCCACGTTGTATTAACGAGATAGGTTAACTGGCTTAACCaagtaaattctaaaaaatccgaaatttaatttgtatataaCTACGtaattgtaagaaatatatttaatagttttagtttaatgtaaaaaagacttaagtgtaaaaaatttttcgtgCAATAATGTCagtttataatatgaaattagtttCTCTAGTGCATCCAGGAATTTCATTCTAGTAAATTCGcaatcgcaacgaactataagGGTCGTTGTCGTATGAgacgaatacctgcgatttccatatgaacagtcattcagttgctctggagacgtctttaatgtagcgtgcAGCATTGTAACGTTCTTTCTTTATTGTAgcctattaaatttaaaaaagaaaaatgcttgacattctttcttatgcaagcgaaaacaaaacggtatctccttttttttttttttttaaagaaggaacaTCCAGAACACACcggaaaaaatttgcaaataaacagaaaaaaaaatataagttttctttgaaaatttcttactCATGTCACACATTTCTTGAAGTATTTcaggtttttgtaaaaatgcttcTTAATTTCAGGATCGGTTCTTTGTTTGAGTATTTTAATCTATTCCAATCCTAATGAAAATAGCTGTTGTAAAGTTTATGGCCGTgtgtgatataaaataatataattcaacaatttaaaaaaaaaattgtgctgaatcagcatttttcatttattttgatgtatttcCTTTCCTTCAGTGTCTCGTGCATGTGGTGAGTACATTTTGTCATTTTCTCGTTTGGGCATGCGTTCGTTTATTTAGTTGGAAACATCATCTCACCGTGTTAAATGCTAAGCTTGTATCTGGATATAGCAAGTCATTgtcttatttatcttttatctatgattttgattaattttagttttcaccCTTATTCCAAATTCGGTGATACCAATTTATCTCCAAACCTCATACTTTGTGACCTTTAGAACCtattgagttatttttaatcCTACGATAACATTGTACTACCATTTTTCCTTAATGTTCACATTccccttaatttaattactctTGATCCTATTTCCGGCCTTAATttgtttacttgaaataaataattgtctGTTTTTTCACTCAATGActatatcaaaatacaaaatactattTCGTTCAATTCcaaaatagtataatatttttattatgatgtatatatatttacataattttcgaAACCATCTCGTCACTAATCATTCATTTAATGcattataataatacataaaataatttactcaatttgcaccatattatatattttttaaaatgtaacatattattatattattttttttaaaatgttacatatcgctcatgggctgcaatagtggcacgCGTTTTGCAAAAAGCACGgcaggtgtaaatatgaaaatacacattctttcagcagcaatagTACttgcacaactcataattcaacttgaaggtaatcttcatTTAAGCTAACGAAAgtatttcttatgcattttgcttagTGGTGAAAACTTTAAGCCCAtttatctcaaaacttgattttttttagttgtgccgctattgcagcccatgagcgatattattaaatttttttaaatgtaacacaTGCCTTTCTGTTTCGGTTTTATTTGGGTGCTGAAGTTCTGGAGTGGATGAGGTTGTGGATTTGTCAGTGGTCTACTTCTTTCAATGAGATTGGCTTTGATCGTTTCGTCTTTCAGAATATGAACGTTGctattaattatcttttaatgataaaaaaataaattgctgctTTAAAGATGTTTTCATTTGATTGCCCTTTTATgtaatttagaaatgtttattttagcgtaaatttttgaatgttcaCATTGTGATACAAAGTTATGTCTTATCATCAACGAATAATACTTGAGAACGTTCCTCTgtgatcattatttattatcatgtgtatttttcaaagtttctttCCATCCTACTTACAGTGGTGTCCCCTATGACCTATGAACTTGTTTAGAAAGCAGTTGAGTTTGCAAGATTTGAATAGGAAACActctacaaataatttaattctgttatatgataaattttataagcaaagaaaataaagatctTTATTGATGACTCACCGAAAAGCATACTATAAACATTAGCacttatcatttttcttttttacaattgtttactttatttatttgcaattattttagtaTCAGCTTGAAAGAATTAATGACACATGGAAggcatataaatatgtattctaTTCAACATTGGAGcaaatttaagaacaataaaattgaaggaaaattaaaatgtttaaaccaaaatgcattttactgaTGGtcctaggaaaaaaaatagtctttcgCTCTCATTTCAAACACTCGAAATACTTGTTCCCGTCAAGTTACAATTTTCTTCTTACGTAGTCTGTGGGAAGCTAATATTAAATCCATGAAGAGAATACTCTTGAAAGCCACAAAATCTAACttactaaattttgaagaattgaCTACGCTCGTAGTGCAGATCGAAAGTATTCTCAACTCACGCCCACTTTCGCCCATGTCATCAGACCCTAACGATCTGCAGCCGTTGACACCAGGACACTTTATAGTTGGAGCTCCGATTATGTCATTTCCTGAACATCATACTGCTCCAgattctttttctctttcttctaGGTGGAGCCTGATTCAAGGTCTGAAAGACAGCGTTTGGAATAGATGGAGCCATGAATACCTGAGTCAACTACAAACACGTTCGAAATGGACTTGTCAACAAGAAAATCTGAAAGTTGATCAACTAGTCCTTCTTAAAGATCCTAGTAAGACAGCAATGCAGTGGAATCTGGCTAGAATTGTGAAAACTTATCCTGGAGAAGACAATCTTGTCAGAGTGGTTGACGTCAAAACAGCTAGAGGAACTTTTCGCCGAGCCATCTCTAACATACTTCCACTACCGGATGATGTTGGACTAACATCCAACGGGGGGCGGGATGTTCCCGTCAAGTAACAATTTTCTTCTTACGTAGAAGTAACGACGCGCATGCGCActgccaaaaacaaaaaaagaactgaatattaatattcattcgatgtttagaatttcatgtaGCTGTTGAGCTTTAAANNNNNNNNNNNNNNNNNNNNNNNNNNNNNNNNNNNNNNNNNNNNNNNNNNNNNNNNNNNNNNNNNNNNNNNNNNNNNNNNNNNNNNNNNNNNNNNNNNNNNNNNNNNNNNNNNNNNNNNNNNNNNNNNNNNNNNNNNNNNNNNNNNNNNNNNNNNNNNNNNNNNNNNNNNNNNNNNNNNNNNNNNNNNNNNNNNNNNNNNNNNNNNNNNNNNNNNNNNNNNNNNNNNNNNNNNNNNNNNNNNNNNNNNNNNNNNNNNNNNNNNNNNNNNNNNNNNNNNNNNNNNNNNNNNNNNNNNNNNNNNNNNNNNNNNNNNNNNNNNNNNNNNNNNNNNNNNNNNNNNNNNNNNNNNNNNNNNNNNNNNNNNNNNNNNNNNNNNNNNNNNNNNNNNNNNNNNNNNNNNNNNNNNNNNNNNNNNNNNNNNNNNNNNNNNNNNNNNNNNNNNNNNNNNNNNNNNNNNNNNNNNNNNNNNNNNNNNNNNNNNNNNNNNNNNNNNNNNNNNNNNNNNNNNNNNNNNNNNNNNNNNNNNNNNNNNNNNNNNNNNNNNNNNNNNNNNNNNNNNNNNNNNNNNNNNNNNNNNNNNNNNNNNNNNNNNNNNNNNNNNNNNNNNNNNNNNNNNNNNNNNNNNNNNNNNNNNNNNNNNNNNNNNNNNN
This window of the Parasteatoda tepidariorum isolate YZ-2023 chromosome 4, CAS_Ptep_4.0, whole genome shotgun sequence genome carries:
- the LOC107437890 gene encoding zinc finger protein 501-like; protein product: MDSCNTDKQVFARKSYLTRDYRDLSGKRFVCNVCGKPFTTRSNLKQHYLIHTGEKRYSCNKCDKTFRSKSNLKQHYAIHTGENYLCSVCDKSFTSGYYLKQHSLIHTEEKSYSCSVCDKTFLHKCSLIQHRFVHTGEKPYSCSVCNKRFTKKARLSQHNNIHTGEKPYSCNICNKTFMQKEYLNKHSRVHMQAKQYSCDVCNKSFRTSCNLNRHILTHTGEKPFLCDLCDKSFARKEYLTKHYRIHLEDKPHSEEETFCTVSDKSFKIESDLNKQHLDYSGEES
- the LOC139425426 gene encoding uncharacterized protein translates to MKRILLKATKSNLLNFEELTTLVVQIESILNSRPLSPMSSDPNDLQPLTPGHFIVGAPIMSFPEHHTAPDSFSLSSRWSLIQGLKDSVWNRWSHEYLSQLQTRSKWTCQQENLKVDQLVLLKDPSKTAMQWNLARIVKTYPGEDNLVRVVDVKTARGTFRRAISNILPLPDDVGLTSNGGRDVPVK